The sequence AGCATGAATGTGGTCTTCGGTAGGAACATCTTTTGCTCCAATATAATCTCTCCAATCAGTTGGTTTACGTTCAGTTCTGCGCTGTGCTTTATTATTCTTCATTACCGAAGATGGCGAACCATAATATCCTCCCATAATTTAATTTTTAGTATTCAATTAGTATAGTATGTTTTTTGAAAAATAACGATTCAAAACTGTAAAGACAATAATAATAATAATAATAGCTATAAAGATCACAGTTTTAATAATTTTTTTTCTAAGTTGTAACTTATTTTCTGTTTGTAGTTTTTCTCTAATTTCGGCTAACATTTCTGGAGTTGCCCGAATGTGATCTTCTGTTTGAATTTCTTTAACTCCAACAAAATCTTTCCAATCTTTTAGAGTACGCTTTTTTACACGCTGCGCTTTGTTGTTCTTCATCACTGAAGCTGGCGAACCATAATATCCTCCCATACTGTAAGTTTTAGTTGTTTAATAGAAATTTTGAAAAATAACGATTAACGATTGCAACTACGACGATAATTGCGACTAAAAAAAGCACAGTTTTTATGATTTTATTTCTAAGTTGTAACTTATTTTCTGTTTGTAGTTTTTCTCTAATTTCGGCTAACATTTCTGGAGTTGCTGTCTTGTGATCTATCAATTCAGATTGGCCATTAGAAGTAGTGTTTACAAACTTTTTTAGTCTCGATTTTTTACTCCTTTTATTGTTTTTTAAACTTGTATTTGCGCTCAACATAAAACCTTCACCTGCCATAATTATAAATTTTAGTTTATAGTTTTACGTAACAAATCTTGAAAAAGTTACAAAAAAGGTGCGTTTTATTCATTTATAATCATTTTATTATCAGAAATAATCTGCGTAAATTTGCAATCTCAATTTTTTGACAACGATTTCATTGATTGAGTTAGAATATGGAAAACAAGAAGAAAGTAGCCTTTTATACTTTAGGCTGTAAATTGAATTTCTCTGAAACTTCTACAATAGCTAGAAATTTTCAAGACGAAGGGTTTGAACGTGTCGATTTTGAAGAAATTGCCGATATGTATGTTATTAATACATGTTCTGTTACTGAAAATGCAGACAAACAATTCAAACAAATTGTAAAAAAAGCAATGAAGCTAAACGATAAGGCTTTTGTTGCAGCAGTAGGTTGTTATGCACAATTGAAACCTGAAGATTTAGCAGCAGTTGATGGTGTCGATTTGGTTTTAGGCGCTACCGAAAAATTTAAAATTACCGACTATATTAATGATTTGGCAAAAAATGACATGGGTGAAGTACACTCTTGTGAAATTGAAGATGCCGATTTTTATGTAGGTAGTTATTCTATCGGAGATAGAACGCGTGCTTTTTTGAAAGTGCAAGATGGATGCGATTATAAATGTACCTATTGCACTATTCCTTTAGCTAGAGGTATTTCTAGAAGTGATACTATGGAAGGTGTTTTGAAAAATGCTAAAGAAATTTCTTCAAGAGGTATTAAAGAGATTGTACTTACGGGTGTAAATATTGGAGATTATGGAAAAGGCGAATTTGGAAATAAAAAACACGAGCATACGTTTCTAGATTTAGTTACAGAATTAGACAAAGTAGAAGGAATTGAGCGTTTACGTATATCTTCTATAGAGCCTAATTTATTGAAAAATGAGACTATTGATTTGGTTTCGAAGTCTAGAGCATTTGTGCCTCATTTTCATATTCCATTGCAAAGTGGAAGCAACTACATTTTGAAAAAAATGAAACGACGCTATATGAAAGAACTTTATGTTGATAGAGTTTCTAAAATTAGAGAAGTAATGCCACATGCTTGTATTGGTGTTGATGTGATTGTTGGTTTTCCTGGAGAAACAGAAGAACATTTCTTAGAAACCTATAATTTTCTAAACGAATTAGATATTTCCTATTTACACGTTTTTACCTATTCGGAGAGGGATAATACTGAAGCAGCAGAAATGGATGGAGTAGTGGCTTCTAATGTGCGTTCTAAGCGAAGTAAAATGCTAAGAGGACTATCTGTTAAGAAAAGAAGGGCTTTCTATGAAAATCAGATAGGGACAAAGAGAACCGTTTTGTTTGAAAGTGAAAATAAAGAAGGATATATTCATGGATTTACCGAAAACTATGTAAAAGTGAAAACGCCTTGGAATCCAGAATTTGTAAACACATTACATGATGTGCAATTAACAAAAATTGATGAAGACGGAATGGTGCGTTTTGATTTTTTAGAAGTAACGGTTTAAAAAAAAAATAGATTACCTTAAAATAAATATCCCTCTGAAATTGTATTTATTCAGAGGGATATTTTGTATTATTGATATCTTAGTTTACTGTTTCAGCTAATCTAATGAATTCTGATTTATAGCCATCTTCATCGTTTGCTAAACCAGATTTGGCTAGTTTTATAATAGCACTAGAGGAAGAGTTACTAATCAATTTAGACTCTCTCAGTTTTAATCCAAACCAAGCAACAGAAGTACAAAATTTAAAATCGGCAGAACTATTGTCTAATGAAATCGATTTGTTTTCAATTGTTTTTACCATCTCAATACTCTTGTCGCCATCAGGTTTTTTGTATCTAAACTTTATCGTTGCCAATTCATTAGCATAATTTGTTACTTCGCTATTTGCTTTTGTGTATTTTAAATCTGAAGCGATATAGTTGCTTTCAACACCTGTTGGAATAATTTCATACAAAGCAGTTACGGAATGATTACTTCCCAATTCTCCTGCATCTATAGCATCGTTTTTAAAATCTTCCGCCTTTAATTTTCTGTTTTCATATCCAATTAATCGATAGGCTTGAACATGTTTTGGATTGAATTCTACTTGGATTTTAACATCTTTTGCAATGGCAAACATTGACCCTTTAAATTCCTTACCTAAAAAACGATTGGCTTCTTGAATGTTGTCAATATAGGCATAATTTCCATTTCCTTTATCGGCTAAAATCTCCATTTTACTGTCCTTGTAATTTCCCATACCAAAACCTAAAACAGTTAAATATACACCTGATTTTCTTTTCTCTTCAATCAAATCTTCCATTTCAGAATCAGATGAAATACCAACATTAAAATCGCCATCAGTTGCAATAATTATACGATTGTTTCCTTCTTTTATAAAGTTTTGTTCCGCTAATTTGTACGCTAATTCGATGCCTTCTCCACCAGAAGTACTTCCACCAGCATTTAAATCATCAAAAGCATCCATGATTTTTTCTTTTTCATCTCCAGAAGTTGGTTTTAAAACAACTCCTGCGGAACCAGCATAAACTACTATCGAAACTTTGTCTTTTTCACGAAGTTCTTTAACCAATATCTTCATCGATTCTTTTAAAAGAGGAAGTTTGTTAGCATCACTCATTGAGCCAGAAACATCGATTAGGAATACGAAATTAGAAAGAGGTAAATTTGTCATAGGAATGTCTTTCCCTTGCAGACCAATTTTTAATAATTTATGATTTTCATTCCACGGGCTTTGACTGTACTCTGTATTAATTGAAAATGGATGAGCGTCTTTAGGTTGCGGATAGGAATACTTGAAAAAGTTCATCATTTCTTCAACTCTAACAGCATCTTTAGGAACTTTTTGTCCATCATTAAGAAAGCGTCTTATGTTGGTATAGGAAGCATTATCTACATCAATTGAAAAAGTAGAAAGTGGACTTTTATTTGGAGATTCAAAAGGATTTTCTTCCACCTCTGCATAGCTTTCAGTATTTGTTTCTAAACCAGTTTGCGGTTCGTCAATAATCAAAGGTTCAAAAGCTTCTACAGCCTCCATGGTTTCTTCTATATTGTAATGTCTTGATGCTGAGTTGTTCTTGCAATTTGTAAAAAGGAGTAATAGAAAGAAACTTGAAAATAAATGATGCTTTTTCATTTAATAAATTTAAAATGTTATAGATTTTTTTAGCGATTTAACAACTTGTATTGGGATTTTTAACCTAGATAAATTGTCAAATAGTTACTCTCAAATTTAATGCCAGTTATTTGTGTAAAATGCTAATAGCATAGAATTTAGATAAGTTTAATTAAGTAAGTAGAATTGTATAGGTATAAAAAAAGTCTACTAAATGATTTAGCAGACTGTTTTATGTATTAGGAAAGAAATTCCTTAATCGTTTATTTTTTGT is a genomic window of Flavobacterium jumunjinense containing:
- the mtaB gene encoding tRNA (N(6)-L-threonylcarbamoyladenosine(37)-C(2))-methylthiotransferase MtaB; translation: MENKKKVAFYTLGCKLNFSETSTIARNFQDEGFERVDFEEIADMYVINTCSVTENADKQFKQIVKKAMKLNDKAFVAAVGCYAQLKPEDLAAVDGVDLVLGATEKFKITDYINDLAKNDMGEVHSCEIEDADFYVGSYSIGDRTRAFLKVQDGCDYKCTYCTIPLARGISRSDTMEGVLKNAKEISSRGIKEIVLTGVNIGDYGKGEFGNKKHEHTFLDLVTELDKVEGIERLRISSIEPNLLKNETIDLVSKSRAFVPHFHIPLQSGSNYILKKMKRRYMKELYVDRVSKIREVMPHACIGVDVIVGFPGETEEHFLETYNFLNELDISYLHVFTYSERDNTEAAEMDGVVASNVRSKRSKMLRGLSVKKRRAFYENQIGTKRTVLFESENKEGYIHGFTENYVKVKTPWNPEFVNTLHDVQLTKIDEDGMVRFDFLEVTV
- a CDS encoding vWA domain-containing protein — protein: MKKHHLFSSFFLLLLFTNCKNNSASRHYNIEETMEAVEAFEPLIIDEPQTGLETNTESYAEVEENPFESPNKSPLSTFSIDVDNASYTNIRRFLNDGQKVPKDAVRVEEMMNFFKYSYPQPKDAHPFSINTEYSQSPWNENHKLLKIGLQGKDIPMTNLPLSNFVFLIDVSGSMSDANKLPLLKESMKILVKELREKDKVSIVVYAGSAGVVLKPTSGDEKEKIMDAFDDLNAGGSTSGGEGIELAYKLAEQNFIKEGNNRIIIATDGDFNVGISSDSEMEDLIEEKRKSGVYLTVLGFGMGNYKDSKMEILADKGNGNYAYIDNIQEANRFLGKEFKGSMFAIAKDVKIQVEFNPKHVQAYRLIGYENRKLKAEDFKNDAIDAGELGSNHSVTALYEIIPTGVESNYIASDLKYTKANSEVTNYANELATIKFRYKKPDGDKSIEMVKTIENKSISLDNSSADFKFCTSVAWFGLKLRESKLISNSSSSAIIKLAKSGLANDEDGYKSEFIRLAETVN